In the Gemmatimonadota bacterium genome, one interval contains:
- a CDS encoding c-type cytochrome — MKWVVVTVTVIVALVIVGALGVAYHLKTNFPKADPPYNIRVSGTPEQIARGRYLANHVTVCLECHSTRNWAHYSAPPLPGTEGKGGEVFPETAGFPGTLIAPNITPTALGDWTDGEIIRAFTSGVNKNGDPLFPLMPYRAYRNLTPSDIDAIVAYVRTLSPIDHIPPRSKLNFPMNLIVRTMPEPYKLPKPFDRSDPVAYGKYLATIAGCATCHTPHNQQRQPVEDMQFAGGFQFRLPSGKIVQSANITSDVETGIGHWKKEYFIGRFRQFAGENAKHILLQDGMNSVMPWTMYAGMTDEDLSAIYDYLRTVAPIRNAVERFVE; from the coding sequence ATGAAGTGGGTGGTCGTGACTGTAACTGTTATAGTGGCACTCGTAATTGTGGGTGCGCTGGGCGTTGCCTACCATCTGAAGACCAATTTTCCCAAAGCAGATCCGCCTTATAATATCCGCGTGTCGGGAACACCCGAACAAATCGCGCGGGGACGTTATTTAGCCAATCACGTCACGGTATGTCTCGAATGCCATTCAACGCGGAATTGGGCGCATTATTCTGCGCCACCGCTACCGGGCACCGAAGGCAAAGGCGGCGAGGTATTTCCCGAAACAGCGGGATTTCCAGGCACCTTGATCGCGCCCAATATTACACCGACAGCTCTGGGAGATTGGACAGATGGCGAAATCATTCGGGCTTTTACCAGCGGCGTAAATAAAAACGGCGATCCGCTTTTCCCACTGATGCCCTATCGCGCATATCGAAATCTCACGCCATCTGATATTGACGCCATTGTCGCTTATGTGCGTACTCTATCTCCCATTGATCATATCCCACCGCGATCCAAATTGAACTTTCCCATGAACCTGATAGTACGCACAATGCCAGAACCCTATAAACTCCCCAAACCGTTTGATCGTTCAGACCCCGTTGCTTATGGCAAGTATTTGGCGACCATTGCCGGATGTGCCACTTGCCATACACCTCATAATCAACAGAGGCAGCCTGTTGAAGACATGCAATTCGCCGGAGGATTTCAATTTCGATTGCCCAGCGGCAAAATCGTGCAATCGGCCAATATTACATCCGACGTAGAAACGGGAATTGGGCATTGGAAAAAAGAGTACTTCATCGGGCGTTTCAGGCAATTTGCCGGAGAAAACGCAAAACACATTCTATTACAGGATGGCATGAACAGCGTCATGCCCTGGACGATGTACGCTGGCATGACAGACGAAGACCTCAGCGCCATCTACGACTATCTGAGAACAGTCGCGCCGATCCGAAATGCCGTCGAACGGTTTGTGGAATAA